Genomic segment of Salvia splendens isolate huo1 chromosome 12, SspV2, whole genome shotgun sequence:
CACGGGAGCTTGTTTCTTGCCTTCAACCAGCTCGTTAGCTAGCTTGAACACGAGAGCTGCACAACTAGCCGCCACACGACCTACATTCAACTTTGCAGAAACAACAACAGCCCTTGATTGCTCATACAAGCTGCTAGTACTCAAATCAGACAAGCTCAGGTCCTTGACGAACAACAACGACGACTCATCAAATGAAGGAGCGCGCGTCACAGAAACCGACACACCAGCTGCTACCAACAATACAAGAACCACAGTGAAAAAACACATCGATCTTGCCACCCTCCTCGGCTTCTTCCCATCACTCCCAACCAATTCCTCCTTCAAGATTTCATCAGCTGGAGCTGTACTAACCGGCAATGCCAAAGAAGGCAGCTCAGATACATGATCAATTGCCTTCTTCCCATCACTCCCAACAAATTCCTCCTCCAAGATTTTATCAGCTTGAGCTGTAACAATCGGCAATGCCAAAAAAGGCGAGTCTGAGACATGATCAACGGCTTCTATCTCTTTATCCGATCCAATCACCATATCAGCTGAGGCCTCATCAGAGTCTGAAAACCCCTCAGCCATCATCTCTTCCATTAGGCTACATTCAAAGTCATCCGAATCCATCCCCTTATCCTTGTTCAAGAGCATCTCAATTCTGGGATTCGGCTTGTAACGAATAAACTGAGGCCTCGGAGACAAGTAGTTCGTTTTCGGATCATAAGGCGGGAGACACGGATCAACATCAATGGGAGACTGAACAACCTTAGACTCCACTCCCACACCATCAGAATCAGTAATCACTGATTCATCCGAAAAAGTCACCTTCTTGCAAGGCTTCGAAATCGGATGAGTCTCAACAACAGAAGCTGACATATTCTCATTAGAGAAAAACATGGCCTTTCCATCGGAGAATGAGATGGAGGTCCGAACAGGCTCATTCCTATCCACCAACACCTTCTTCCTCTGCGAAGGAGTGAACTTCGAGGCTGCAGAAATCGTGGGCGCCATGAAATTCTTGCAACCCTTCGCCGGAGATTGCAGTTTCGAACCTTTCAAAAAGCTATCTTTTTCACCATTCTCCTTCTCTTCGCAATCTCTACCCACACATCTTCTTCCCCCAAATTCTGCCAAAAGCAATCAAAATCACTCAAGTTTGAATCTTGAATCAAGAATCAAGAATCAAgaatcaagaatcaagaaagtgTGAGGTAAATGAAATACCTGAAGGGCTATTAGCAGGCGAGGGTTTGTTGGTAGCAGTGAAGCTTCTGCGGATTATTGAATTGGTTTCAGGGTTTCTTGGATTTGGATTAATGGATTTGGAAGGGAGTGGAGAGAGGGAACTGTTGGAATGAGCCGCCATTGATGAGaccgattttttaatttttacagCGAGCTATTTTGAGATTTGAGAGAAATGAAAGCTGAGAATATTGATATTGATTGATGAGGATTTATTTTCTGGGTTTAATTGGATATGATTTGAAGGAGATTGAGAGTAATTTCGATTTGAAGGAGATGGTGTAACGGCTAGTGTTTGAAAGGGTAATGTTAATTCAAATGAACTGATGATTTGACCGTTACGGGAGGGAGAATTAATGGTGAGAGCAATCTTTTATTTTGGCTTATTTGTTTTGTAGTGAGGTTGTTATGAAATTTAATATGGTTTCAATATTTACTTAAATATTATTTGCATGaaatacacaattttaatatttaaattttaatacattGATTTGAATTCGTGTGTGGATTATCTTACATGAGCATGCATTCTGTGTTActaaaagtaaagtaaaaagatatttttaatactagtatGTTTGTATGTGGCATGAGTTTGCCAGGTTGTTTGGCTCAAATTTATAAAGATCAAAAGCTTGCTTGAATTGACCTGAATTGACAAATTAAGTTTAAGAAGgggttttgaaaaaaatgaactCAATTATTATGAAGATAGTTTGTGGTAAAAATATCTTGATATCATGTAATACTATTATCTAgatattgtatattaaaatatctaattgtttcataataaaatatttgtaaatagaatattaaagaaaatagtAGAGGATTCTAAAACATCTATGAGGtctatatatgtgtgtattgCAAACATTTATATTTGGATTCATTTATGTCCTCCTTTTTGTGTTTGTGTCATAGTCTTTTTTTTTCTGCTTATTTATATTAAAGTCAATCATCGCCGCTCAAAAAAATGTTGTATGACGTCATAATCTTCGTCTTGACATGGTTTATAAAATCACTTAACATAGCCATAAACTTAACATTATTTTCgatattgaatttaaatttaaggTTCTTTCTAttagttttaattgaatttgttttagtattaaaattaataaaacgaaAAGTCTATTTTGTactctatctcttactttatcttttaTCCTTACGAAATATCAGATCAAATAGAATGTTTAGAAGGGATATAATGAAATTCTTTGATTGGCTCTTTCCCCAAAACAGAGGAATggtctattttaattatatgaattagaaattcatttttattataacaaataataattaaatattataaaataaatataaataaaaggcgccttcttttatttttttattcgaaACGCCCTGTGATCTTCAACCAATTATG
This window contains:
- the LOC121758879 gene encoding uncharacterized protein LOC121758879, yielding MAAHSNSSLSPLPSKSINPNPRNPETNSIIRRSFTATNKPSPANSPSEFGGRRCVGRDCEEKENGEKDSFLKGSKLQSPAKGCKNFMAPTISAASKFTPSQRKKVLVDRNEPVRTSISFSDGKAMFFSNENMSASVVETHPISKPCKKVTFSDESVITDSDGVGVESKVVQSPIDVDPCLPPYDPKTNYLSPRPQFIRYKPNPRIEMLLNKDKGMDSDDFECSLMEEMMAEGFSDSDEASADMVIGSDKEIEAVDHVSDSPFLALPIVTAQADKILEEEFVGSDGKKAIDHVSELPSLALPVSTAPADEILKEELVGSDGKKPRRVARSMCFFTVVLVLLVAAGVSVSVTRAPSFDESSLLFVKDLSLSDLSTSSLYEQSRAVVVSAKLNVGRVAASCAALVFKLANELVEGKKQAPVQFMNLSDLQENAWKEAYFLKRVESIEEDEFEEELDSEIEDEAYADEELDLEGETDAFEEEEADLDDYIEKDIDETIAETASDTVIQPEMDQSAPVSLNQETDVETAIETSHMESESMQNIQIQTDMDQSSADPQHQETEMEMEKSQVDINAGASDNAETESSDIALAITCLLAGVAGVAALVYKRFPGSSPKVVQVEQVVPVESKQRDGGVTKSSNTEAMEQAESWQTEMSSSYHERSGGGGEVVSSERKARRFSKRESLASSSGSPSYGSFTTYERIPTKANGYGEEEIMTPVRRSSRIRKKFT